One window of the Archangium primigenium genome contains the following:
- the argG gene encoding argininosuccinate synthase: MSRIYRSLPPAGTRIGLAFSGGLDTRAAVAWMSRKGLDVYAYTADLAQPDEKNPADIPPIAMGHGAKQARLVDCREAMVREGLVAIQCGAFHLSVGGKKYFNTTPLGRAVTTTAIVRAMREDGVHVFGDGSTHKGNDIQRFYRYGILVDPALRIYKPWLDPEFVSAFGGRKEMSEYLASIQLPYRMGTEKAYSTDANVLGATHEAKDLEHLDKGMNIVEPIMGVAHWRPEVDVRAERITVEFAQGLPVALNGKRYDSVFELFLECNRIGGRHGLGMSDQLENRVIDAKSRGIYEAPGMALLHVVYERLLSAIHNENTTDLYATLGRRLGRLLYEGKWFDPEALLLKDSLTRWVAPSITGSVTLELRRGDDYTLLDTQAEHMSYDPSKLSMEKVESAFSPEDRIGALEMQNLSVGDNRALLLHHLSSVRRLPGASTPGIAQLLEDGSGDGSGDGSEE; encoded by the coding sequence ATGAGCCGGATCTACCGTTCGCTTCCTCCCGCTGGTACCCGCATCGGCCTCGCCTTCTCGGGCGGCCTGGACACCCGCGCCGCCGTGGCGTGGATGTCGCGCAAGGGTCTCGACGTGTACGCCTACACCGCCGACCTCGCGCAGCCCGACGAGAAGAACCCCGCCGACATCCCCCCCATCGCGATGGGCCATGGCGCCAAGCAGGCCCGGCTCGTGGACTGCCGCGAGGCCATGGTGCGCGAGGGCCTCGTCGCCATCCAGTGCGGCGCCTTCCACCTGTCCGTGGGCGGCAAGAAGTACTTCAACACCACGCCGCTCGGCCGCGCCGTCACCACCACCGCCATCGTGCGCGCCATGCGCGAGGACGGCGTGCACGTCTTCGGCGATGGCAGCACCCACAAGGGCAACGACATCCAGCGCTTCTACCGCTACGGCATCCTCGTGGACCCGGCGCTGCGCATCTACAAGCCCTGGTTGGATCCCGAGTTCGTCAGCGCCTTCGGGGGCCGCAAGGAGATGAGCGAGTACCTGGCCTCCATCCAGCTGCCCTACCGCATGGGCACCGAGAAGGCCTACTCCACCGACGCCAACGTGCTGGGCGCCACCCACGAGGCGAAGGACCTGGAGCACCTGGACAAGGGCATGAACATCGTGGAGCCCATCATGGGCGTGGCCCACTGGCGCCCCGAGGTGGACGTGCGCGCCGAGCGCATCACCGTGGAGTTCGCCCAGGGCCTGCCGGTGGCCCTCAACGGCAAGCGCTACGACTCCGTGTTCGAGCTGTTCCTCGAGTGCAACCGCATCGGCGGGCGGCACGGTCTGGGCATGAGCGATCAGCTCGAGAACCGCGTCATCGACGCCAAGAGCCGCGGCATCTACGAGGCCCCCGGCATGGCGCTGCTGCACGTCGTCTACGAGCGCCTGCTGTCGGCCATCCACAACGAGAACACCACGGACCTCTACGCCACCCTGGGCCGGCGCCTGGGCCGCCTCCTGTACGAGGGCAAGTGGTTCGATCCCGAGGCGCTGCTGCTCAAGGACTCGCTCACCCGGTGGGTGGCCCCGAGCATCACCGGCAGCGTCACCCTGGAGCTGCGCCGCGGCGATGACTACACGCTGCTGGACACCCAGGCCGAGCACATGTCCTACGATCCGAGCAAGCTCTCCATGGAGAAGGTCGAGAGCGCCTTCAGCCCGGAGGACCGCATCGGCGCCCTGGAGATGCAGAACCTGTCGGTGGGCGACAACCGCGCGCTGCTCCTGCACCACCTGTCCAGCGTGCGCCGGCTGCCCGGCGCCTCCACGCCCGGCATCGCCCAGTTGCTCGAGGATGGCTCCGGCGACGGCTCCGGCGACGGCTCCGAGGAGTAG
- the tsaE gene encoding tRNA (adenosine(37)-N6)-threonylcarbamoyltransferase complex ATPase subunit type 1 TsaE, translating into MSAPTRTRTLRSASPEETHAWGVKLGRLLRPGDFVGLVGDLGAGKTHLVRGVAEGAEVARSEVASPTFAIVYPYRGRIPLFHADLYRLEDYDELYATGFLDLVGGEGAMLVEWLDKIPRAAPREYLRVSLREVEEDVRELLVEAWGERPAELLEAWLPENR; encoded by the coding sequence ATGAGCGCGCCCACGCGGACCCGGACGCTGCGCTCGGCGTCCCCGGAGGAAACCCATGCCTGGGGCGTGAAGCTCGGGCGGCTGTTGCGGCCCGGGGACTTCGTGGGCCTGGTGGGGGACCTGGGCGCGGGCAAGACGCACCTGGTGCGCGGCGTGGCCGAGGGCGCCGAGGTGGCCCGCTCGGAAGTGGCCAGCCCCACCTTCGCCATCGTCTACCCCTACCGGGGCCGGATCCCGCTCTTCCACGCGGACCTCTACCGGCTGGAGGACTACGACGAGCTGTACGCCACGGGCTTCCTGGACCTGGTGGGCGGGGAGGGCGCGATGCTGGTGGAGTGGCTGGACAAGATTCCCCGGGCCGCGCCTCGCGAGTACCTGCGCGTGTCCCTGCGCGAGGTGGAGGAGGACGTGCGCGAGCTGCTCGTCGAGGCCTGGGGCGAGCGGCCCGCCGAGCTGCTGGAGGCCTGGCTGCCCGAGAACCGGTGA
- the hutI gene encoding imidazolonepropionase — translation METLELLIRNTSEVLTVEGSPQEPAERALTPQPNACVGVRRGKVWYVGSEGALPPGAIGPSTRVLDAHGQFVGPGFVDPHTHAVFAGERAAEFDLRCQGATYLQIAQAGGGIVNTVRATRFASEEDLIRLALPRLQLMLEYGVTTAEVKSGYGLSLQDELKMLRVVQRLSALQPVELIPTLMCAHAVPEEYREWREPYLDLCMQEIIPAVAEQGLARFCDVFVEQGAFTPSEARRVLAAAQKRGLKPRLHVDQLTSGGGAELAAEVGAATADHLEQVSDAGIEALARAGVSAVLVPTSTLFLRVRPYAPGRKLRDAGVNVALGTNLNPGSGMSENLPLALGLACLENGLTAAEAYWAATRGAALALGLNTYGRITVGDPANLVIFSCSNYRHLPYHLGINHARIVIRDGHVVVEQEKALCA, via the coding sequence ATGGAAACCCTGGAGCTGCTCATCCGCAACACGTCCGAGGTGCTCACCGTGGAGGGCTCGCCCCAGGAGCCCGCGGAGCGCGCCCTCACGCCCCAGCCCAACGCCTGCGTGGGCGTGCGCCGGGGCAAGGTCTGGTACGTGGGCTCCGAGGGCGCCCTGCCCCCAGGCGCCATCGGCCCCTCCACGCGCGTGCTGGACGCCCACGGGCAATTCGTGGGCCCGGGCTTCGTGGACCCCCACACCCACGCCGTGTTCGCCGGCGAGCGCGCGGCGGAGTTCGACCTGCGGTGTCAGGGCGCCACCTACTTGCAGATCGCCCAGGCCGGCGGCGGCATCGTCAACACGGTGCGCGCCACGCGCTTCGCCAGCGAGGAGGATCTCATCCGGCTCGCCCTGCCCCGGCTGCAGCTGATGCTCGAGTACGGGGTGACGACCGCCGAGGTGAAGAGCGGCTATGGCCTGTCGCTCCAGGACGAGCTGAAGATGCTGCGGGTGGTGCAGCGGCTCTCGGCGCTGCAGCCCGTGGAGCTCATCCCCACGCTCATGTGCGCGCACGCCGTGCCCGAGGAGTACCGCGAGTGGCGCGAGCCCTACCTGGACCTGTGCATGCAGGAGATCATCCCCGCGGTGGCGGAGCAGGGCCTGGCGCGCTTCTGTGATGTCTTCGTCGAGCAGGGCGCCTTCACGCCCTCGGAGGCCCGCCGGGTGCTCGCGGCGGCGCAGAAGCGGGGGCTCAAGCCCCGGCTGCACGTGGATCAGCTCACGAGCGGCGGCGGCGCGGAGCTGGCGGCGGAGGTGGGCGCGGCCACCGCGGACCACCTGGAGCAGGTGAGCGACGCGGGCATCGAGGCCCTGGCCCGGGCGGGCGTCTCGGCGGTGCTGGTGCCCACCTCCACCCTCTTCCTCCGGGTGCGCCCCTACGCCCCGGGCCGCAAGCTGCGCGACGCCGGCGTCAACGTGGCGCTGGGCACCAACCTCAACCCCGGCTCGGGCATGAGCGAGAACCTGCCCCTGGCCCTGGGGCTCGCCTGCCTGGAGAACGGGCTGACGGCCGCCGAGGCCTACTGGGCGGCCACCCGAGGGGCGGCGCTCGCGCTCGGTTTGAATACATACGGCCGCATCACCGTGGGGGACCCGGCCAATCTTGTCATCTTTTCGTGCTCCAATTACCGCCACCTTCCCTATCATCTAGGAATCAATCACGCGCGAATCGTGATCCGGGATGGACACGTGGTGGTAGAACAAGAAAAGGCCCTGTGTGCGTGA
- a CDS encoding TlpA family protein disulfide reductase: MNWRVTALFGVMCLALVGVLYKGFGRNPHEVPFMLKGQKAPGFTLQSLDSGQRVSLEQLKGRPVVVNFWASWCGPCQSEHPVLEWGAKQFGTQAQFLGVVFEDTDDNARAFLSRFGASFPQLSDPRSRMAVDYGVAGVPETYFIDTQGTIRGKHVGPIDPQTLAGWIKDLSAAAPTAQQ; the protein is encoded by the coding sequence ATGAACTGGCGTGTCACGGCGCTCTTCGGGGTGATGTGCCTGGCCCTGGTGGGCGTGCTCTACAAGGGCTTCGGGCGCAATCCGCACGAGGTGCCCTTCATGCTCAAGGGCCAGAAGGCCCCCGGCTTCACCCTGCAGTCGCTCGACAGCGGGCAGCGCGTGAGCCTGGAGCAGCTCAAGGGCCGCCCGGTGGTCGTCAATTTCTGGGCGTCGTGGTGCGGCCCCTGTCAGAGCGAGCACCCGGTGCTCGAGTGGGGCGCCAAGCAGTTCGGCACCCAGGCGCAGTTCCTCGGCGTGGTGTTCGAGGACACGGACGACAACGCACGCGCCTTCCTGTCGCGCTTCGGCGCGAGCTTCCCGCAGCTGTCCGATCCGCGCTCGCGCATGGCCGTGGACTACGGGGTCGCGGGCGTGCCCGAGACGTACTTCATCGACACCCAGGGCACCATCCGTGGCAAGCACGTGGGTCCCATCGATCCGCAGACGCTCGCCGGATGGATCAAGGATCTGTCCGCGGCAGCCCCCACCGCCCAGCAGTGA
- a CDS encoding zinc ribbon domain-containing protein gives MECKECGEVARDNTLRYCENCGAKMPALPPGTARRTGARPAITTTGRSRPFVPAKDALPDDDTQEQSQSPHFVAPPAREEHTDPGLPAAPAYDGPAWLAHVPAHSPTVLGLGVLALAVFLSFLPFFAGVGPLWSVVVIAGGWCVAAREWREAGLRHPLVDWVPEQLLHPAVPALYAVLVAALALRMVSLGFTPLLWLAGAGLVGYDQYRKVYANEHGWHRFFEPRQLVRGVTPVALAGVALCLLSLFLAWVPTQRAASRAAPRAGPSELRVEESPVPATYDFDLPSNAGWDQPMAVTLELLLLAVLGLMALHPEVPRPDWLRFAPLGVVGLGFVWTLFCLFTLGFTVGPVLFLVGLVAVSVVSGREAFARAPALE, from the coding sequence ATGGAGTGCAAGGAATGCGGTGAGGTGGCACGGGACAACACCCTGCGCTACTGCGAGAACTGTGGCGCGAAGATGCCCGCGCTGCCCCCTGGAACGGCGCGCCGCACGGGTGCCCGGCCCGCCATCACCACCACGGGTCGCTCCCGGCCCTTCGTTCCGGCCAAGGACGCCCTCCCGGACGACGACACCCAGGAGCAGTCGCAGAGCCCCCACTTCGTGGCCCCTCCGGCGCGGGAGGAGCACACGGATCCCGGCCTGCCGGCGGCGCCCGCGTATGACGGGCCCGCGTGGCTCGCGCACGTGCCGGCCCACTCCCCCACGGTGCTCGGCCTGGGCGTGCTCGCGCTGGCCGTCTTCCTGTCGTTCTTGCCCTTCTTCGCCGGCGTGGGGCCGCTCTGGTCCGTGGTGGTCATCGCCGGGGGCTGGTGCGTGGCGGCGCGCGAGTGGCGCGAGGCCGGGCTGCGCCATCCGCTGGTGGACTGGGTGCCCGAGCAGCTGCTGCACCCGGCCGTCCCCGCGCTCTACGCGGTGCTGGTGGCGGCGCTGGCGCTGCGCATGGTGAGCCTGGGCTTCACGCCCCTGCTGTGGCTCGCGGGCGCGGGGCTCGTGGGGTACGACCAGTACCGCAAGGTGTACGCGAACGAGCACGGGTGGCACCGCTTCTTCGAGCCGCGCCAGCTCGTGCGAGGGGTGACGCCGGTGGCGCTCGCGGGCGTGGCGCTCTGCCTGTTGTCGCTGTTCCTCGCCTGGGTGCCCACCCAGCGCGCGGCGAGCCGCGCGGCCCCGCGCGCGGGCCCCTCCGAGCTGCGCGTGGAGGAGTCGCCCGTGCCGGCCACCTACGACTTCGACCTGCCCTCCAACGCCGGGTGGGATCAGCCCATGGCGGTGACGCTGGAGCTGTTGCTGCTCGCGGTGCTGGGGCTCATGGCGCTGCACCCCGAGGTGCCCCGGCCGGACTGGCTGCGCTTCGCGCCGCTGGGCGTGGTGGGGCTGGGCTTCGTGTGGACGCTGTTCTGTCTCTTCACGCTCGGCTTCACCGTGGGGCCCGTGCTGTTCCTGGTGGGCTTGGTGGCGGTGAGTGTCGTGTCGGGCCGCGAGGCCTTCGCGCGGGCGCCCGCGCTCGAGTGA
- the hutU gene encoding urocanate hydratase, which translates to MSRTIRAPRGNALSCKGWVQEAALRMLMNNLDPDVAERPEDLVVYGGIGKAARDWPSFDRIVQSLQGLADDETLLVQSGKPVGILRTHPDAPRVLIANSNLVGNWANWDHFFELEKKGLMMYGQMTAGSWIYIGTQGILQGTFETFAQAGRVHFGSDDLAGRLVLSGGLGGMGGAQPLAATMNNAVFLGVEIDRTRAQRRVETRYLDVVAQDLDEALALVKEAQEKRQGRSIAVIGNAAQVYRELYRRGIKPDLVTDQTSAHDPLNGYIPTDMTLESAAELRQRDPKGYVERARQSMAVQVQAMLDFARAGSHVFDYGNNIRAQAQLAGLEGAFDFPGFVPAYIRPLFCEGMGPFRWVALSGDPEDIRRTDEAVLELFPEKASLRRWLTLARERVAFQGLPARICWLGYGERHKAGLRFNEMVRTGELKAPIVIGRDHLDCGSVASPNRETEAMKDGTDAVADWPILNALVNAVNGASWVSFHHGGGVGMGYSLHAGQVIVADGTPEAARRIERVLTSDPAMGVLRHADAGYPEAHEAAHSRGVRIPGITE; encoded by the coding sequence ATGTCCCGCACCATTCGTGCCCCGCGTGGCAACGCTCTGTCCTGCAAGGGATGGGTCCAGGAAGCCGCCCTCCGGATGCTGATGAACAACCTGGATCCCGACGTGGCCGAGCGGCCCGAGGATCTCGTCGTCTACGGCGGCATCGGCAAGGCCGCACGCGACTGGCCGTCGTTCGATCGCATCGTCCAGAGCCTCCAGGGGCTCGCCGATGACGAGACGCTGCTCGTGCAGTCCGGCAAGCCCGTGGGCATCCTGCGCACCCACCCGGACGCGCCCCGCGTGCTCATCGCCAACTCCAACCTGGTGGGCAACTGGGCCAACTGGGACCACTTCTTCGAGCTCGAGAAGAAGGGGTTGATGATGTACGGCCAGATGACCGCCGGGTCATGGATCTACATCGGCACCCAGGGCATCCTCCAGGGCACCTTCGAGACCTTCGCCCAGGCGGGCCGCGTCCACTTCGGCTCGGATGACCTGGCGGGCCGATTGGTGCTCTCCGGAGGCCTCGGCGGCATGGGCGGCGCCCAGCCCCTGGCGGCCACCATGAACAACGCCGTCTTCCTCGGCGTGGAGATCGATCGCACGCGCGCCCAGCGCCGCGTGGAGACGCGCTACCTGGACGTCGTCGCCCAGGACCTGGACGAGGCGCTGGCGCTCGTGAAGGAGGCGCAAGAGAAGCGCCAGGGCCGCTCCATCGCCGTCATCGGCAACGCCGCCCAGGTGTACCGCGAGCTGTACCGGCGGGGCATCAAGCCGGACCTCGTCACGGATCAGACGAGCGCGCACGATCCGCTCAACGGCTACATCCCCACGGACATGACGCTGGAGTCGGCGGCGGAGCTGCGCCAGCGCGACCCCAAGGGCTACGTGGAGCGGGCGCGCCAGTCCATGGCGGTGCAGGTGCAGGCGATGCTCGACTTCGCGCGCGCGGGCAGCCACGTGTTCGACTACGGCAACAACATCCGCGCCCAGGCGCAGCTGGCCGGGCTGGAGGGCGCGTTCGACTTCCCGGGCTTCGTGCCCGCCTACATCCGCCCGCTCTTCTGCGAGGGCATGGGGCCGTTCCGCTGGGTGGCGCTGTCGGGAGACCCCGAGGACATCCGCCGCACGGACGAGGCGGTGCTGGAGCTCTTCCCGGAGAAGGCCTCCTTGCGCCGCTGGCTGACGCTCGCGCGCGAGCGCGTGGCCTTCCAGGGCCTGCCCGCGCGCATCTGCTGGCTGGGCTACGGCGAGCGCCACAAGGCGGGCCTGCGCTTCAACGAGATGGTGCGCACGGGCGAGCTCAAGGCGCCCATCGTCATCGGCCGCGATCACCTGGACTGCGGCTCGGTGGCCTCGCCCAACCGCGAGACGGAGGCCATGAAGGACGGCACGGACGCGGTGGCCGACTGGCCCATCCTCAACGCGCTGGTGAACGCGGTGAATGGCGCCTCGTGGGTGTCCTTCCACCATGGCGGCGGCGTGGGCATGGGCTACTCGCTGCACGCGGGCCAGGTGATCGTCGCGGACGGCACGCCCGAGGCCGCGCGGCGCATCGAGCGCGTGCTCACGTCGGATCCCGCCATGGGCGTGCTGCGCCACGCCGACGCGGGCTATCCCGAGGCCCACGAGGCGGCCCACAGCCGCGGCGTGCGCATCCCCGGCATCACCGAGTGA
- a CDS encoding class II glutamine amidotransferase: MCRLFGFRSSIPSAVHPSLVTEKNSLLHQSKEHKDGWGIAAYQVGSQPSVAHGLGPAHCDPDFERVSSQVSSRTVVAHIRLASVGSVERRNAHPFTHGRWCFVHNGTLKNFALHQNALEGLIRDDLRSLIQGATDSERCFYLFLTRLSEQGQCLVDTACVEKVARALAETMSLVSAITDMPGQERSSMNFLVTNGDVMVATRRNRTLFLSDTAPETGRCMHRADMGPPKPGTRLEQFVLASERLSGEDHWHQVGEDEIIGVDNNLVLHQWKLQELSTPT, translated from the coding sequence ATGTGCCGACTCTTTGGATTCCGCTCATCGATTCCGTCTGCTGTTCATCCTTCCCTCGTGACGGAGAAGAACTCTCTTCTCCACCAGTCGAAGGAGCACAAGGATGGCTGGGGCATCGCCGCCTACCAGGTGGGCAGCCAGCCATCCGTGGCCCATGGGCTCGGCCCGGCGCACTGTGATCCGGACTTCGAGCGGGTGAGCAGCCAGGTGTCCTCCCGCACGGTGGTGGCCCACATCCGCCTGGCCTCGGTGGGGAGCGTGGAGCGGCGCAACGCCCACCCCTTCACCCATGGCCGGTGGTGCTTCGTGCACAACGGCACGCTCAAGAACTTCGCGCTGCACCAGAACGCCCTGGAGGGGCTCATCCGGGACGATCTGCGCTCGCTCATCCAGGGCGCCACGGACTCCGAGCGCTGCTTCTACCTCTTCCTCACGCGGCTGTCCGAGCAGGGCCAGTGCCTGGTGGACACGGCGTGCGTGGAGAAGGTGGCCCGGGCGCTGGCGGAGACCATGAGCCTGGTGTCGGCCATCACGGACATGCCCGGGCAGGAGCGCTCGTCCATGAACTTCCTCGTGACCAACGGGGACGTGATGGTGGCCACGCGGCGCAACCGCACCCTCTTCCTCTCGGACACGGCGCCCGAGACCGGCCGGTGCATGCACCGCGCGGACATGGGCCCGCCCAAGCCGGGCACCCGGCTGGAGCAGTTCGTGCTCGCCAGCGAGCGGCTGTCCGGCGAGGACCACTGGCACCAGGTGGGTGAGGACGAGATCATCGGCGTGGACAACAACCTCGTGCTGCACCAGTGGAAGCTGCAGGAACTCTCCACTCCCACCTGA